The following coding sequences lie in one Desulfobacterales bacterium genomic window:
- a CDS encoding inorganic phosphate transporter: MGSEYTVLIIGYIFGFYMAWNIGANDVANSMASAVGAKAITIRQAIFIAGILNIVGAVFIGSHVTKTIRKGIVSTDILTDPHMALIGALSALLAAALWVSFATWKSLPVSTTHSIVGAMIGFGIMAGGFSVINWGKLAAVVLSWVISPVFAMVIGF, translated from the coding sequence ATGGGATCTGAATACACCGTACTGATCATCGGATACATTTTCGGATTTTACATGGCCTGGAATATAGGTGCCAATGATGTGGCCAATTCAATGGCATCTGCGGTCGGCGCCAAAGCGATCACGATTCGGCAGGCCATATTCATTGCCGGAATTTTAAATATTGTCGGCGCTGTTTTTATTGGTTCGCATGTCACTAAAACGATCCGCAAAGGAATCGTTTCAACTGATATTCTTACCGACCCACATATGGCGCTGATTGGCGCGTTATCCGCTCTGCTGGCTGCTGCTTTGTGGGTATCTTTTGCCACCTGGAAATCACTACCCGTCTCCACCACCCATTCTATCGTGGGGGCCATGATCGGCTTTGGCATCATGGCCGGCGGATTTTCGGTGATCAACTGGGGCAAACTCGCCGCAGTAGTTCTAAGCTGGGTAATTTCCCCGGTATTTGCCATGGTCATCGGCTTTTT